From a single Camarhynchus parvulus chromosome 20, STF_HiC, whole genome shotgun sequence genomic region:
- the TSHZ2 gene encoding teashirt homolog 2 isoform X1: protein MPRRKQQAPKRAAGYVQEEDLKEEEDIKEEEEDDDDNNSTAQLQSSNDTGTDEEHEVGPEQKGNFSFQNSPVSHISNQDVENESLLSDSSDHVADIKNICSREPQDPKSSAHPKAQSEAHDCMDRMTAVYANILSDSYWTGLGLGFKLSNSEKKSCDNRNGGNKADFDWHQDALSKSLQQNLPSRPVSKPNLFSSVQLYRQSSKMCGTVFTGASRFRCRQCSAAYDTLVELTVHMNETGHYQDDNHKKDKHRPTSYSKPRKRAFQDMDKEDAQKVLKCMFCGDSFDSLQDLSVHMIKTKHYQKVPLKEPVPTISSKMVTPAKKRVFDVNRPCSPDSTTGSFSDTFSPQKNANLQLSSNNRYGYQNGASYTWQFEACKSQILKCMECGSSHDTLQQLTTHMMVTGHFLKVTSSASKKGKQLVLDPLAVEKMQSLSEAPASDSPVSKSTSKSSAECIGPASELKKESKKEKADDANKDEKAMKTEEYEDTLQKPLDPTMKYQYLREEDLEDGSKGGGDILKSLENTVTTAINKAQNGAPSWSAYPSIHAAYQLSEGAKPSLPVGSQVLQIRPTMTNKLRPIAPKWKVMPLVPISANVSQCTQVKKEAEDKEEVHKDYAKETVQAEPASLSQNEREPLLKAEASAEPKKTEPCPLKEEDKEDSGKEKPVLKEPPAASLSNGCAAANHSSELPCVNPLSALQSVLNNHLGKATEPLQPQSNCSPSSSTISMFHKPNLNMMEKPVLSPAPTPPKPASVSRHYLFENNDQPIDLTKSKGKKAESAQAQSCTSPPQKHALSDIADMVKVLPKATTPKPAASSRIPSMKLEIDVRRFEDVSTEVSTLHKRKGRQSNWNPQHLLILQAQFASSLFQTSEGKYLLSDLGPQERMQISKFTGLSMTTISHWLANVKYQLRKTGGTKFLKNMDKGHPVFYCSDCASQFRTPSTYISHLESHLGFQMKDMNRLAVEQQTKVEQEISRVSVQRSPETIAGEEDTDSKFKCKLCYRTFASKHAVKLHLSKTHSKSPEHHSQFVAEVDEE from the coding sequence GTTATGTCCAAGAGGAAGATttaaaggaagaggaagatataaaggaggaagaagaagatgaCGATGACAACAACTccactgctcagctgcagagcagcaatgaCACTGGCACGGATGAGGAGCACGAAGTGGGTCCTGAGCAGAAAGGGAACTTCAGTTTCCAGAATTCCCCTGTCAGTCACATATCCAACCAGGACGTGGAGAACGAATCGCTGCTGAGTGACAGTAGTGACCATGTGGCAGATATCAAAAACATCTGCTCCAGGGagccccaggaccccaaaagcAGCGCCCACCCCAAAGCCCAGAGCGAAGCACACGATTGCATGGATAGAATGACAGCAGTCTATGCCAACATCCTGTCGGACTCTTACTGGACAGGCTTGGGGCTGGGTTTCAAGTTGTCCAACTCTGAAAAGAAGAGTTGCGACAACAGGAACGGAGGGAACAAGGCTGATTTTGATTGGCACCAAGACGCACTGTCCAAAAGCTTGCAGCAGAATTTACCTTCCAGGCCTGTCTCCAAGCCCAACCTGTTCAGCTCGGTGCAGCTCtacaggcagagcagcaaaatGTGCGGGACTGTGTTCACGGGCGCCAGCCGGTTCCGCTGCCGGCAGTGCAGCGCTGCCTACGACACCTTGGTAGAGCTCACGGTCCACATGAACGAGACAGGCCACTACCAGGATGACAACCACAAAAAGGACAAGCACAGACCTACCAGCTACTCCAAGCCCCGGAAAAGGGCGTTCCAAGACATGGACAAGGAAGATGCACAAAAAGTTCTGAAGTGTATGTTCTGTGGTGACTCTTTTGATTCCCTTCAAGATCTGAGTGTTCATatgataaaaacaaaacattacCAAAAAGTGCCTTTGAAGGAGCCGGTACCAACCATTTCTTCAAAAATGGTCACTCCAGCCAAGAAACGTGTGTTTGATGTGAACAGGCCTTGCTCCCCCGACTCCACGACAGGGTCTTTCTCAGACACTTTCTCTCCTCAGAAGAATGCGAACCTGCAGCTCTCCTCCAACAACCGCTACGGGTACCAGAACGGGGCCAGCTATACCTGGCAGTTCGAGGCCTGCAAATCCCAGATTTTGAAGTGTATGGAATGTGGAAGCTCTCATGATACCTTGCAGCAGCTCACAACCCACATGATGGTCACTGGCCATTTCTTGAAAGTCACGAGTTCAGcttcaaagaaaggaaagcaacTTGTTCTGGATCCTTTAGCTGTGGAAAAAATGCAGTCGCTGTCTGAAGCACCAGCCAGTGACAGCCCCGTTTCAAAATCAACCAGTAAATCATCTGCAGAATGCATAGGTCCTGCCTCTgaacttaaaaaagaaagtaaaaaagagaaagctgatGATGCAAACAAAGATGAGAAAGCAATGAAAACTGAGGAGTATGAAGACACTCTTCAGAAACCCCTGGATCCCACAATGAAATATCAGTACCTCCGAGAAGAAGATTTAGAAGATGGTTCAAAGGGTGGTGGGGACATTTTAAAGTCCTTGGAGAACACTGTCACGACAGCCATCAATAAAGCTCAGAACggagctcccagctggagtGCATATCCCAGTATCCACGCGGCTTACCAGCTCTCCGAGGGAGCCAAGCCCTCCTTGCCTGTGGGATCCCAGGTGCTCCAAATCAGGCCAACCATGACCAATAAATTGAGGCCCATAGCACCCAAGTGGAAGGTGATGCCTCTGGTCCCTATCTCAGCAAACGTGAGCCAGTGCACTCAAGTGAAGAAGGAGGctgaggacaaggaggaggTGCATAAGGACTATGCTAAGGAGACTGTCCAGGCTGAGCCGGCCTCGCTCAGCCAGAACGAGAGGGAACCTCTCCTCAAAGCTGAAGCCTCTGCAGAGCCAAAAAAGACAGAACCGTGTCCCTTGAAAGAAGAAGATAAAGAGgacagtggaaaagaaaagccagtCCTCAAGGAGCCACCAGCAGCTTCTCTCAGCAATGGTTGTGCCGCTGCCAACCATTCCTCGGAGCTGCCCTGTGTGAACCCCCTGAGCGCACTGCAGTCCGTCCTGAACAATCACCTGGGCAAAGCCACTGAGCCCTTACAGCCTCAATCCaactgcagccccagctctagCACAATTTCCATGTTCCACAAACCCAATCTAAACATGATGGAGAAGCCAGTTTTATCTCCTGCTCCAACCCCACCAAAGCCTGCAAGCGTATCCAGGCACTATTTGTTTGAAAACAATGATCAGCCTATTGACCTGACCAAATCCAAAGGCAAGAAAGCTGAGTCAGCTCAAGCACAATCTTGTACTTCTCCACCTCAAAAGCACGCTCTATCTGACATTGCCGACATGGTCAAAGTTCTTCCTAAAGCTACCACGCCAAAACCTGCTGCATCCTCAAGGATCCCATCCATGAAGTTGGAAATAGATGTCCGACGCTTCGAGGACGTCTCCACGGAAGTCTCCACTCTGCATAAAAGGAAGGGCAGGCAGTCAAACTGGAACCCTCAGCATCTGCTCATTTTGCAAGCTCAGTTTGCTTCCAGCCTCTTCCAGACATCTGAAGGTAAATATTTATTATCAGATCTAGGCCCACAAGAGCGCATGCAGATTTCCAAATTCACTGGACTGTCGATGACCACCATCAGCCACTGGTTGGCAAATGTCAAGTATCAACTTAGGAAAACCGGAGGAACAAAGTTTTTGAAAAACATGGACAAAGGACATCCAGTCTTTTATTGCAGCGACTGTGCATCTCAGTTCCGAACCCCCTCTACTTACATTAGCCACTTAGAATCCCACCTAGGTTTCCAAATGAAAGACATGAACAGgctggctgtggagcagcaaaCCAAGGTAGAGCAAGAAATCTCCAGAGTTTCAGTTCAAAGATCTCCTGAAACAATAGCTGGAGAAGAGGACACAGACTCTAAGTTCAAATGTAAGTTGTGCTATCGGACATTTGCGAGCAAACATGCAGTAAAACTTCATCTaagcaaaacacacagcaagTCACCAGAACACCATTCACAATTTGTAGCAGAAGTGGATGAAGAATAA
- the TSHZ2 gene encoding teashirt homolog 2 isoform X2 codes for MPRRKQQAPKRAAGYVQEEDLKEEEDIKEEEEDDDDNNSTAQLQSSNDTGTDEEHEVGPEQKGNFSFQNSPVSHISNQDVENESLLSDSSDHVADIKNICSREPQDPKSSAHPKAQSEAHDCMDRMTAVYANILSDSYWTGLGLGFKLSNSEKKSCDNRNGGNKADFDWHQDALSKSLQQNLPSRPVSKPNLFSSVQLYRQSSKMCGTVFTGASRFRCRQCSAAYDTLVELTVHMNETGHYQDDNHKKDKHRPTSYSKPRKRAFQDMDKEDAQKVLKCMFCGDSFDSLQDLSVHMIKTKHYQKVPLKEPVPTISSKMVTPAKKRVFDVNRPCSPDSTTGSFSDTFSPQKNANLQLSSNNRYGYQNGASYTWQFEACKSQILKCMECGSSHDTLQQLTTHMMVTGHFLKVTSSASKKGKQLVLDPLAVEKMQSLSEAPASDSPVSKSTSKSSAECIGPASELKKESKKEKADDANKDEKAMKTEEYEDTLQKPLDPTMKYQYLREEDLEDGSKGGGDILKSLENTVTTAINKAQNGAPSWSAYPSIHAAYQLSEGAKPSLPVGSQVLQIRPTMTNKLRPIAPKWKVMPLVPISANVSQCTQVKKEAEDKEEVHKDYAKETVQAEPASLSQNEREPLLKAEASAEPKKTEPCPLKEEDKEDSGKEKPVLKEPPAASLSNGCAAANHSSELPCVNPLSALQSVLNNHLGKATEPLQPQSNCSPSSSTISMFHKPNLNMMEKPVLSPAPTPPKPASVSRHYLFENNDQPIDLTKSKGKKAESAQAQSCTSPPQKHALSDIADMVKVLPKATTPKPAASSRIPSMKLEIDVRRFEDVSTEVSTLHKRKGRQSNWNPQHLLILQAQFASSLFQTSEGKYLLSDLGPQERMQISKFTGLSMTTISHWLANVKYQLRKTGGTKFLKNMDKGHPVFYCSDCASQFRTPSTYISHLESHLGFQMKDMNRLAVEQQTKVEQEISRVSVQRSPETIAGEEDTDSKFK; via the coding sequence GTTATGTCCAAGAGGAAGATttaaaggaagaggaagatataaaggaggaagaagaagatgaCGATGACAACAACTccactgctcagctgcagagcagcaatgaCACTGGCACGGATGAGGAGCACGAAGTGGGTCCTGAGCAGAAAGGGAACTTCAGTTTCCAGAATTCCCCTGTCAGTCACATATCCAACCAGGACGTGGAGAACGAATCGCTGCTGAGTGACAGTAGTGACCATGTGGCAGATATCAAAAACATCTGCTCCAGGGagccccaggaccccaaaagcAGCGCCCACCCCAAAGCCCAGAGCGAAGCACACGATTGCATGGATAGAATGACAGCAGTCTATGCCAACATCCTGTCGGACTCTTACTGGACAGGCTTGGGGCTGGGTTTCAAGTTGTCCAACTCTGAAAAGAAGAGTTGCGACAACAGGAACGGAGGGAACAAGGCTGATTTTGATTGGCACCAAGACGCACTGTCCAAAAGCTTGCAGCAGAATTTACCTTCCAGGCCTGTCTCCAAGCCCAACCTGTTCAGCTCGGTGCAGCTCtacaggcagagcagcaaaatGTGCGGGACTGTGTTCACGGGCGCCAGCCGGTTCCGCTGCCGGCAGTGCAGCGCTGCCTACGACACCTTGGTAGAGCTCACGGTCCACATGAACGAGACAGGCCACTACCAGGATGACAACCACAAAAAGGACAAGCACAGACCTACCAGCTACTCCAAGCCCCGGAAAAGGGCGTTCCAAGACATGGACAAGGAAGATGCACAAAAAGTTCTGAAGTGTATGTTCTGTGGTGACTCTTTTGATTCCCTTCAAGATCTGAGTGTTCATatgataaaaacaaaacattacCAAAAAGTGCCTTTGAAGGAGCCGGTACCAACCATTTCTTCAAAAATGGTCACTCCAGCCAAGAAACGTGTGTTTGATGTGAACAGGCCTTGCTCCCCCGACTCCACGACAGGGTCTTTCTCAGACACTTTCTCTCCTCAGAAGAATGCGAACCTGCAGCTCTCCTCCAACAACCGCTACGGGTACCAGAACGGGGCCAGCTATACCTGGCAGTTCGAGGCCTGCAAATCCCAGATTTTGAAGTGTATGGAATGTGGAAGCTCTCATGATACCTTGCAGCAGCTCACAACCCACATGATGGTCACTGGCCATTTCTTGAAAGTCACGAGTTCAGcttcaaagaaaggaaagcaacTTGTTCTGGATCCTTTAGCTGTGGAAAAAATGCAGTCGCTGTCTGAAGCACCAGCCAGTGACAGCCCCGTTTCAAAATCAACCAGTAAATCATCTGCAGAATGCATAGGTCCTGCCTCTgaacttaaaaaagaaagtaaaaaagagaaagctgatGATGCAAACAAAGATGAGAAAGCAATGAAAACTGAGGAGTATGAAGACACTCTTCAGAAACCCCTGGATCCCACAATGAAATATCAGTACCTCCGAGAAGAAGATTTAGAAGATGGTTCAAAGGGTGGTGGGGACATTTTAAAGTCCTTGGAGAACACTGTCACGACAGCCATCAATAAAGCTCAGAACggagctcccagctggagtGCATATCCCAGTATCCACGCGGCTTACCAGCTCTCCGAGGGAGCCAAGCCCTCCTTGCCTGTGGGATCCCAGGTGCTCCAAATCAGGCCAACCATGACCAATAAATTGAGGCCCATAGCACCCAAGTGGAAGGTGATGCCTCTGGTCCCTATCTCAGCAAACGTGAGCCAGTGCACTCAAGTGAAGAAGGAGGctgaggacaaggaggaggTGCATAAGGACTATGCTAAGGAGACTGTCCAGGCTGAGCCGGCCTCGCTCAGCCAGAACGAGAGGGAACCTCTCCTCAAAGCTGAAGCCTCTGCAGAGCCAAAAAAGACAGAACCGTGTCCCTTGAAAGAAGAAGATAAAGAGgacagtggaaaagaaaagccagtCCTCAAGGAGCCACCAGCAGCTTCTCTCAGCAATGGTTGTGCCGCTGCCAACCATTCCTCGGAGCTGCCCTGTGTGAACCCCCTGAGCGCACTGCAGTCCGTCCTGAACAATCACCTGGGCAAAGCCACTGAGCCCTTACAGCCTCAATCCaactgcagccccagctctagCACAATTTCCATGTTCCACAAACCCAATCTAAACATGATGGAGAAGCCAGTTTTATCTCCTGCTCCAACCCCACCAAAGCCTGCAAGCGTATCCAGGCACTATTTGTTTGAAAACAATGATCAGCCTATTGACCTGACCAAATCCAAAGGCAAGAAAGCTGAGTCAGCTCAAGCACAATCTTGTACTTCTCCACCTCAAAAGCACGCTCTATCTGACATTGCCGACATGGTCAAAGTTCTTCCTAAAGCTACCACGCCAAAACCTGCTGCATCCTCAAGGATCCCATCCATGAAGTTGGAAATAGATGTCCGACGCTTCGAGGACGTCTCCACGGAAGTCTCCACTCTGCATAAAAGGAAGGGCAGGCAGTCAAACTGGAACCCTCAGCATCTGCTCATTTTGCAAGCTCAGTTTGCTTCCAGCCTCTTCCAGACATCTGAAGGTAAATATTTATTATCAGATCTAGGCCCACAAGAGCGCATGCAGATTTCCAAATTCACTGGACTGTCGATGACCACCATCAGCCACTGGTTGGCAAATGTCAAGTATCAACTTAGGAAAACCGGAGGAACAAAGTTTTTGAAAAACATGGACAAAGGACATCCAGTCTTTTATTGCAGCGACTGTGCATCTCAGTTCCGAACCCCCTCTACTTACATTAGCCACTTAGAATCCCACCTAGGTTTCCAAATGAAAGACATGAACAGgctggctgtggagcagcaaaCCAAGGTAGAGCAAGAAATCTCCAGAGTTTCAGTTCAAAGATCTCCTGAAACAATAGCTGGAGAAGAGGACACAGACTCTAAGTTCAAAT